The segment CTTTCAAAAATAGTAGGTCTTTAAATAAACTTAACCGAGAGCTTTTTTATAGTGATACCATGTCCTGCATATCCAtccatatccatccatccatccatccatccatccatccatccattgatccaTTTGTCCCTCCTGTTCATCCCTCTGTCTCTCCGCTCATCCTTCCATACGTTTGCAAATTATGTGATCTTTTTTACAACACAAAACCTATTTACctcttttatttacatttacgACATCTCAGTTTGTTAATCTCTGATTCCTCAGCATGTCTTCAATTTAaaataggttaaaaaataaGCTTTACTTGTAATGAAAtaatctgtaatttattaagacAAATCAAATATAAGGAATACTTAATGCAATAATGCATTATTTGCATTATTGTTAcacattttgattatttataaataatcaAATCAAATTACTTAAATCGAGCACCGACAGTTTCTTATTATATTTATGTGCTAATCTCTGCCATATTCTTTTATTGTAAAGTTTGGtgcatgtttctgtctgtttctaaattatttttttaacagctgaTCAGTTATTCTGCACTGCACTGAGTCATATGGGTTCGCTTGACAACGAGCGCGAGGATCTATGCGTTATCCTGCGCAGTCGCGAGCCGCATGAACAGCCTCAGTTTCCCATGATTCTAAAGCGTGAGAGAGAACCACTCATTACCGAGCAGCAACAAACCAACAGAGGCAACATGACAGACAAGAAACACACCGTAGACCTGGGCTTGCTGGAGGAGGACGATGAGTTTGAAGAATTCCCAGCTGAGGGTGAATATTTTGTGTTTCTTGGGAAAGTAGAATGTTTTATAGCCCGGAGGTCGTAGGCGCGAGGCTGCGCAACAGTGACTCAGCTAAGCTAGCTGCATTAGCTCTAGCTAGCAGCATTAGCTCTAGCTAGCTAACCGAAAATAAACAAGCATTTCActgaaacagatttattttgacaaaatCAGTTGAATCATCTGAGATGTTTGCCGTGTAGTATCTCATAAAACGCACGTCTAATGTGTCTCTTTGAAAACACCTTTCTTTGTTACAGTACATTGTGCTAGCTGCGGCTAGCAGTGCTACACAACGATTTAAAAACATCCGTTAGCACGATAACATGAGATGGTTACTAAACGTGTATGTTGGTAAGATTTAAGAGGGTTCAGGTGTGATGTTGTTGCATCGGTTTATGTGAAAAGTTGGGGTCTCAAACACTAAAATTTGCAAAATGTCTTAGGTAATGCCTTGACATTTTCAGTAAATATTTTTGTACATGTTCTACTTTTTCACTGATTTAAGCAAATAATATTTAATGACCTGACTTCTGATAGTCAAAATTGAACcaaattatttttgtgaaacCTTGAAGTAAATATAAAAGATGTATTAGTTTTTTAAACGATGAACGAGTTTTCAAGGTCAGAATGTAACATTCAGCACTACTTGTTCTACTGCGTTCAGCACTTTTCATATAGACATTGTTTTTTGCAACAATTGATTAAGCCTGCGATcacaaataaaatgtcattattttttgttctttagatagATTAAAGCAATCCATAACAGAGTATTTGAAAGATTTAACAACATCCAAGTACTCTTAAAGGCAATTCCAAGCATTGTTTTATTGGCCAAAAAAACCTCAACATTATGCActtactttgttttttacagaaatgGAAAATCAAAATCTTAATCATGTGCGGATGATATTCTTGGTACGTTtcctttagattaaaaacaaggATTCTTCAGATTACGAATAGCAATGGCAAATAAACAGATGTTCTTAAAGGAGCGTAATCACCAGTCGCCACAGAGCAACCTCAGCCGCAGACTTGCTGATAATAACATACTTATTAGAAGTAGTCCTGAACATTGGCTTTGTTTTAGGGCGATCACATGTTTACCGCTTTGCGagtttaaaatacaatatatacatataacaaAACTGATTCTGCTGTAACTTTTCAGATTGGACGGGGCtagatgaagatgaagatgcTCATGTTTGGGAAGACAACTGGGACGACGACAATGTAGAGGATGACTTCTCAAACCAGCTAAGGTAATGCTTATATACCAGACTATGAGCAGCTTCACTTAAATCAAAACTGTTAACTAGTAACGTACTAAGTTTAAAGGTCACAGTGGaaaattaaacaatgaaatGGGAGTAAAGCAGTTTAAGTGCCATTGAAGAGTCTGCATCTAGGTGGTATGGGCAGTTGTATACAAATTGTGAGTGAGAAAGTTTACTATAGAGAAAGTTATAAACAGCAACAGATGAGGGGAAACAGGGAACCGTGCATGAATAAATACCGATTCTTTTGGACTATAGTCGCACACGACTATAAGttgcttttatttacaaatttatttcacacagttCCAGgctaaaaactgacattcaaTCTGGTAAGGCAATTTATTCAATTTCACAGTtgcatccacaaccggctgaataacatgaaacatacctgggaggttgaattGGGTTAATTAGCATAACGAGCCACCAACTCCAATCTGGAAAGTTCTCATCAGCAAATTTG is part of the Fundulus heteroclitus isolate FHET01 chromosome 13, MU-UCD_Fhet_4.1, whole genome shotgun sequence genome and harbors:
- the sem1 gene encoding 26S proteasome complex subunit SEM1 — protein: MILKREREPLITEQQQTNRGNMTDKKHTVDLGLLEEDDEFEEFPAEDWTGLDEDEDAHVWEDNWDDDNVEDDFSNQLRAELEKHGYKMETS